The sequence TATGTTTTTTTCATCCTGAACCAAACTAGATGTTGTTTCTAATTCACAAGCCTTTTTACCATTTGGTCCCAGTATGTTTTGTTTCCATAATAGTAACCCTGAGTCCAAACGAAATACTTGTGTTTCTACTACCATTTCGGCATCTGCAAATTGTTGGTCCAAAAATCGCACATAAGTTGAGCCGGAAAGGTAACGAATATTTGCACTTAGCATTTGTTCAATGGAGTATCCGAATTCTTTTAATAATTCACATCTGGCATCGTAACCAAATTTTTCGTAGGTTCTGCTTGTGACATGGCGGTTCCAATCCAAATCAAAATGGCGGGTCGTTAAGTTTTTTCGAAAAATTTGACTCATTCCACTTTTTTCCTCGTTCTCTGTAAGTGGTAAAGTAGAATTCTACTTTAGTTTCTTTTATTGAAAGTGGCTCCCTAAAAGATTTGTAAGGAAATCTAAACTATCCTTTTCGTCTATTAACTCGATAAAAAAAGGTAGTTGCCATTTTTGTGTTGTTAGTCCTTGTTTGTTGTTAGGTTTGTCCCAGGTCGGATAAACACGGAACCCACGTTTTCCTTCTCGTTTTCCAGAAAGAATTCCTTTTTCATTTAATATCTGTTTTGTGAATATGAAAAATCCTGTTTTGGTTTTATTTTCTGTTACAATGATAAAAAGGTCTATACCGTCTTTGATATGAAATGGTTCGATCGGACCTAGTTTACTTCTTTTCCAGAGCGTTACAA is a genomic window of Leptospira brenneri containing:
- a CDS encoding MepB family protein, coding for MKTNFTEMEKIPSFLKNTKESLFDKLGLSIQNILLECESLEYDACQFQIKDKLISHRKAKITPKKIGQFVTLWKRSKLGPIEPFHIKDGIDLFIIVTENKTKTGFFIFTKQILNEKGILSGKREGKRGFRVYPTWDKPNNKQGLTTQKWQLPFFIELIDEKDSLDFLTNLLGSHFQ